The Tessaracoccus timonensis sequence CCAGCTCCGACTCACACTCGGGCAGGTCAAACGGTGCGCGGTTGGTTTCGCCCACCATGGAGATCACGTACACCACGAAGCATGGGAACAGCAGGAAGAAGTACCAGCCGGTGATGTGGTGGTTGCCGTCCATGAACAGCTGGTTCGTGAACGGAATCGCGAAGGGAATCGGCTGGTTCTGCGCCTCGACGATCTCCCACGTGGACATCGAGCCGGAGCGCATCAGCACACCGACGATCGCCAGACCCATCGCGAGTTCGTAGGAGATCATCTGCGCAGCCGAGCGGATGGAGCCGAGGAACGAGTAGGAGTTCGACGACGCCCAACCCGCGAGCACGACGCCGTAGATACCGATAGACGCGATCGCCATGACGAACAGCGCCGCCACTGGAAGGTCGGTGAGCTGGAGCCTCGTCTCGACGCCGAACATCGTGACCTCACCGGCGAAGGGAATCACGGCCCAGCCGGTGAAACAGGCGAAGCCAGCGAGGATCGGTGCGAGGTTGAAGATGAACGCGTCGGTGTTTGCCGGGCGGTAGTCTTCCTTGAAGATCAGCTTGGCGCCGTCGCCGAGCGCCTGCCCCAAACCGAACGGGCCGTTCATCACTGGGCCGATGCGGTTCTGCATCTTGCCCAGCAGACGCCGCTCGTACCACACGTTGAAGATGGTCCAGACCAGCAGCACTACGAACAGCAGCAGGATCTTGACCACGGTCAACCAGAACGGGTCGTAGAAGAAGACGGGATTCATGCCATTGCTCCCTCGTTGATCGTGACGGCGGTCACCGTCACGGGTGTGCCGGGCAGCGCCGCGAGACGGCCGCCCCCCGGATTCAGCGGCGCCCACACAACGTCGTCGACCATGCCGCGCACCACCTCGACGGGCAGCACCTGCTCGCGCCCGTCGCATTCGATGCGGGCGTGAGTAGTGAGGCCGAGGCGCTCAGCCGTGGCGGCGGAGACGCGTGCGACGGCGGGGCGAGCGGTCTTGCGCAGCGCGACCTCGTGGTCGTTACCGCGCGAAGCATCCAGCAGCTCACGCCAGCCGGCGAACAGGACGCCGTCGGCCTTCGTGGCAGGGGCGCACTGCGGTGCGGAGGCGCGAGCGCCTTCCCAGTCCTGCAGTTCCTGGAAGCTCGCCCAGGCGGACGCAGTCGTGCGAACGCCCAAGTCGGAGCCCAGTGCGTCCGACAGGGCGGCGAGGATGCGCAGGTCGGTCATCGGTGAGTGTGTCGACGACGTCACCAGTCCGATCGGCAGCTCGCGGCCTTCCCAGTTCAGGAAGTGGCCGCTCTGCTCCTCCACCAGTGCGGCGGGGAACACGACGTCAGCGCGCTCCGTCACCTCGGAGGGGCGCTGCTCGATGCTCACGACGAACTCCGCGGCCTCGAGTGCCGCCAGCGCGGCGGCCGGATCGGCCATGTCGCCCGGCTCGACGCCGGCCACGACGAGCGCCTTCAGCGTGCCCTGCTGCACAGCGTCGAACTGCTGCTGCGCGTTCAGCCCTTCGGCTTCCGGCAGCGCGTCGACGTCCCAGGCGGCAGCGACGTCGACGCGGGCTCCCGCGTCGGAGACCTGCCGGCCCCCCGGCAGCAAACCAGGCAGACAGCCTGCATCGAGCGCGCCTCGGTCGCCTGCACGCCGCGGCATCCACGCCAGGTGGGCGCCGGATGCGTCGGCGATCCGGGTGGCGGTGCTGAGCAGACCGGGCACGGTGGCTGCCCGCTCCCCCACCATGATGATGGTGCTGTCGTCGAGATTCTCCAGCACCTCCAGCGCTGCAACCTCGTCGCCAGGAGCGGTCGGGATCAACGTCGCGGACAGCTTGTCGGAGCCCTTCGACGCGAACGGCGCGATCACCTGCACCTTGAGGTGTTGCTTCCGCACCGCCTTGCGCAAGCGCAGGAAGGCGATGGGCATCTCATCCTCGGGCTCGAAGGCGACGAGGATCACGGTGCTCGCCTGTTCCACGTCGGCCCAGCTGACCTGGGTGCGCCCAGCGACGCGGGCTGCCAGGAATACTGCTTCCTCGTCGGAGGACGGGCGGGAGCGGAAATCGATGTTGTTCGTGCCCAGAACGGCGCGTGCGAAGCGCGAGTAGCCGAGCGCATTCTCGACGCTGAGGCGTCCACCGGTTTGTACACCGACGGCGTCGCCGGCCTGCTTGAGGCCTGCCACCGCAGCATCGATGGCTTCCGGCCACGAGGCGGGACGCAGCACCCCGTTCTCACGTACGAGCGGGTGGGTGAGGCGATCTTCGCGGGCGTAGACGAAGCCGAAGCGGCCCTTGTCGCAGCTCCATTCCTCGTTGACCGCCGGGTTATTGCCGGCGAGGCGACGCTTCACCTGATGGTGACGGTGGTCGACACGCAGTTCACAACCGGCAGCGCAGTGCTCGCAGGTGCTCGTCGTCGACACGAGATCGAACGGGCGAGCCTGGAAGCGATACGCCGCCGAGGTGAGCGCGCCGACCGGGCAGATCTGCACGACGTTGCCGGAGAAGTAGGAATCGAACGGCTTGGTGTCGTCGATTGCGATCTGGCTGACCGCACCACGCTCGGAGAGGTGGATAAGCGGGTCGCCCGCAATCTGATCTGCGAAACGGGTGCAGCGCTGGCAGAGGATGCAGCGCTCGCGGTCCAGCAGGATCTGGGCGGAGAGGTTGATGGGCTTCGGGTAGGTGCGCTTGGCGAGGCCGTAGCGCGACTCCCCCGTGCCGTGGCTGAGTGACTGGTTCTGCAGCGGGCATTCGCCGCCCTTGTCGCAGATGGGGCAGTCGAGCGGGTGGTTGATGAGCAGGAATTCCATCTGCCCCTGCTGCGCCTTCTCGGCGACGGCGGAGGTGACCTGCGTCTTCACCACCATGCCTTCAGCCACCGGCATGGTGCAGGCGGGCTGGGGCTTCGGGAAGCCGCGGCCATTGCCGGCGTCCGGAATATCGACGAGGCACTGGCGGCAGGCGCCTGCCGGATCGAGCAGCGGGTGGTCGCAGAAGCGAGGGATGTTCGTGCCGATGCTCTCCGCCGCGCGGATGATGAGGGTTCCCTTCGGCACGCTGACCGACACACCGTCGATGGTGCACGTGGTGAGTTCCTCCGGCGGCAACACCTGGGCTGCGCTCTTGGCGTCGACGCTCATCGCGTGGCTCCTTCCTTGGCGAAGATGGCGCTCTTCTCGTAGGGGAAGAGTTCCCGTGCAGACGTGTGGTAGCCCTGCTCGAACTCCTCACGGAAGTGCGTGACGGCGCTGCGAACGGCTGCGACGGCGCCGTCGGCGAGTGCGCAGAACGAGCGGCCGCCGATGTTCTCGCAGATGTCGAGCAGCTTGTCGACATCGCCTTCCTGTGCTTCGCCGCGCTCGAACGCCATCAGCAGCTGCACGAGCCACCACGTGCCCTCACGACACGGGGTGCACTTGCCGCAGCTTTCGTGCTTGTAGAACTCGACAAAGCGCAGCGTGGTGCGCACGATCGAGACGGTGTCGTCGAACACCTGCAACGCCTTGGTGCCGAGCATGGTGCCGGCACCCGCCATGCCCTCGTAATCGAGCGGGAGGTCGAGGTGTTCGTCGGTGAGGATGGGCGTGGAAGAACCACCCGGGGTGAAGAACTTCAGCTTGTGGCCCTGGCGGATACCTCCGGAGAGATCGATGAGCTCCCGCATGGTGATGCCCATGGGTGCTTCGTACTGGCCCGGATGGGTGACGTGCCCGGACACGGAGTACAGCGTGAAGCCCTTCGACTTCTCGGTGCCCATGGCCTGGAACCATTCCTTGCCGTTGGCGATGATGGATGGCACAGATGCGATGGATTCGACGTTGTTCACCACCGTCGGCGACGCGTACAGGCCTGCGACGGCGGGGAACGGTGGGCGAAGTCGCGGCTGGCCGCGTCGGCCCTCGAGCGAATCCAGCAGCGCGGTTTCCTCACCGCAGATGTAGGCACCGGCTCCGGCGTGGACGATGATGTCCAGGTCGTAGCCGCTACCGAAGATGTTCTTGCCGAGGTAGCCCGCGTCGTAGGCTTCCTGCACGGCGGCCTGCAGGCGGCGAATGATGTGCACCACCTCGCCGCGGCAGTAGATGAATGCCTGGTGCGAGTTGAAGGCGAAGCAGGAAATGATGATGCCCTCCACCAGGGTGTGCGGGGAGGCCATCAGCAGCGGCATGTCCTTGCAGGTGCCGGGTTCCGACTCGTCGGCGTTGACGACGAGGTACTTCGGGTTCGGGTTGTCCTGCGGCACGAAGCTCCACTTCATGCCCGTGGGGAAGCCAGCGCCGCCACGGCCGCGCAGACCCGCGTCCTTCACCAGGGTGATGATGTCGGAGGGCTGCATGCCCAGCGCCTTGCGAGCGGCCTGGTAGCCGCCCGTCGACTCGTACTCGGCGAGCTTCCACGACCGCTCCTTGCCCCAGTGGGCGGAGAGTACCGGGGTGAGTGTGTCGGTCACTTCGCGTCCTCCTCAGCTGCGGGCGGCTCAGGCAGATTGTTCGGGTCGGGGGCGGTCCAGCCGCGCTCCCGGGCGATCTCGACGCCGCGCAGCGACGCGTGGCCAGCGGAGGGCCCTTCGTCGACGCGCCCGTCGGGGAATCCGGCAAGCACGCGCTCGGTGTCCTTCCAGCAGGTGATGGCCGCGCCGCGCGAGGAGCAGATGGGCTTGTCGTTGCTCAGTGCGTCGAGCAGCTCTGCGGTTTTCTCCGGGTCCATGTTGTCGAAGAATTCCCAGTTGACCATCATGACCGGCGCGTAGTCGCACGCCGCGTTGCACTCCAGGCGCTCGAGCGAGATCTGGCCGTCTTCGGTGGTCTGGCCCTCGTCGATGCCGAGGGTGTCCTTCACCTGTTCAAGCAGGATGTCGCCGCCCATCACCGCGCACAGCGACGTGGTGCACACACCCAGGTGATGCTTACCCGCCGGGCGACGCTTGTACATGGTGTAGAAGGTGGCCACGCCGGACACCTGTGCTGCGGAGATGCCGAGCACCTCGGCACACGCTTCGACACCGCGGGGGCTGATGCGACCGTCGACCGACTGCACCAAGTGCAGCATCGGCAGGAGCGCCGAGCGCGGCTCAGGGTAGCGGTCGGCGATCTCCTGCAGCTCGTGCATGGTGACGTCGTCGATGTTCGTTGACGTGTCGGAGTAGTCAATCGTGCCCGAATCCGCGAAGTGCGTCTTGAACTCACCACTCATCGGTCAACACCTCCAAGAACTGGGTCGATGCTTGCCAGGGCGACGACGACGTCGGACATCATGCCGCCCTCGCACATGTAGGGGATGGATTGCAGGTGGTGGAATCCAGGGTCGCGCATGTGCACGCGGTAGGGTTTGGGCCCGCCGTCGGAGACGACGTGGCAGCCAAGCTCTCCCTTGGGGGATTCGATGGCCATGTACGCCTGGCCGGCAGGCACCTTGAAGCCCTCGGTGACGATCTTGAAGTGGTGAATGAGCGCTTCCATCGAGCCCGTCATGATGTGCTTGATGTGCTCGTTCGAGTTGCCCTGACCGTCGGCTCCGATGCTGAGCTGTGCGGGCCAGGCGATCTTCTTGTCTTCCACCATCACGGGCTGGCCCTGCGTCTTCTCCAGACGCTCGAGGCACTGTTCGACGATCTTGAGCGACTGCCAGGTCTCGTCGAGACGCACGCGGAAGGCGCCGTAGGAGTCGTCGCCCGTCCAGGTGACGACGTCGAAGTCGTAGGTTTCGTAGCCGCAGTAGGGCTGCTTCTTGCGCAGGTCCCACTCGTAGCCCGTAGCGCGCAGACGCGGCCCGGTGACGCCGAGCATCATCGCGCCCGTCAGGTCGATACGGGCGATGTCCTTCATGCGGCCGATGAAGATGGGGTTCTCGTTACAGAAGCCTGCGTACTCGGGCAGGTGCTTGTGCAGCCAGTCGATGACGCTGCGAAGGTGGTCGAGCCCTCCCTCGGGCAGGTCGTTCGCGACGCCGCCAGGGCGGATGAACGCGTGGTTCATGCGCAGACCGGTGAGCGCTTCGAAGAAGTCGAGGATCACTTCGCGCTCACGGAACCCGATGGACATGACCGTCGTCGAGCCAATCTCCATGCCGCCCGTACCGATGGCCACGAGGTGCGATGCGATACGGCACAGCTCCATCACGAGCACGCGAATCACTTGCGCGCGTTCAGGGATGTCGTCGGTGATGTCGAGGAGCTTCTCGACCGCCATGCAGTACACGGCTTCGTTGAACAGCGGGGCGACGTAGTCCATGCGCGTCATGTAGGTGACGGCCTGGGTCCACGTCTTGAACTCGGCGTTCTTCTCGATACCTGTGTGGAGGAAGCCGATGCCGGGGCGGATCGAGGTGACAGTCTCACCCTCCATCTCCAGCAGGAGGCGCAACACACCGTGGGTGGACGGGTGCGAGGGGCCCATGTTGATGACGATGGTCTCGTCACTGCGCTCGGCCTGTTCTGCGACGATCTCTTCCCAGTCGCCACCCTGGGCGTAGTAGGCGTGATCGGCTGGCTTCTCGCCGGGGGCCGCGTAAACGTCCTGACTCACGAGTAGCTCCTTCGCGTATCCGGCGCCGGAACCTTGGCGCCCTTGTATTCGACGTCGATGCCGCCCAGCGGGTAATCCTTGCGCTGCGGGTGGCCTTCCCAGTCGTCCGGCATCAGGATGCGGGTGAGGCCGGGGTGGCCGTCGAAGATGATGCCGAACATGTCCCACGTCTCGCGCTCGTCGTAGTCGGCCATCGGGTAGGTGGCGCACACCGAGGGGATGTGGGGATCGCCGTCGGGGCAGCTCACTTCGAGCCGGACGCGACGGTTGTGCGTGTAGCTGAGCAGGTGGTACACGGCGTGCAGCTCGGCACCGGTCTGCTGGGGGTAGTGCACGCCCGAGACGCTCATGATGACCTCGAAGCGCAGCCACGGATCGTCGCGGAACGTGCGAGCCACCTTGGTGAGCTGTTCGCGCGGTACGTAGATGGTGAGTTCGCCGTTGTGGTAGAGCATCGGGAACTGCTCGGCCTCGGGCAGCGCGTCGACGGCGCGACGGTAAATCTCGTCGGCATCTGCATCATCAAATGGCGGCGTGGGAATGCCCGGCATGGAGATTTCTCGCACCAGACCGCCGTAGCCCGACGTATCGCCCGAGCCGCGCGACCACATGCCCTGTTTCGTCTCGAATACGGGCGCGCCCTTCGCGGGCTCTTGTGCGCGCTGCGGGATGTGCTCCTCGCTCATCGCATGAGTCCCTTCTGCTCCACCTTGGCAGGCGCAGCCAATGCGGCCTGCTCGAGTTCTTCGATTTCCGCCGCGCGGTGGGCGCCCATCTTCGTGTTCTTCCACACTTCTTCACGCAGTTTGAAGATGCCGTCGATCAGCTGATCGGGGCGGGGCGGGCAACCGGGGATGTACATGTCCACGGGGAGAAAGTGGTCGGCGCCCTGGATGATGGCGTAGTTGTTGAACATGCCGCCCGAGCTGGCGCAGGCGCCCATGGAAATCACCCACTTGGGGTTGGGCATCTGGTCGTAGATCTGGCGCAGCACCGGGGCCATCTTCTGGCTGACGCGGCCAGAGATGATGAGGAGGTCGGACTGACGTGGCGAGCGGAACACTTCCTGCCCCCAGCGGCCGGCGTCGAACCTCGGCGTGCCAAAGGCCATCATCTCAATAGCGCAGCACGCGAGGCCCATCGTCGCGGGCCACCACGACGTCTTACGCATCCATCCTGCGATGGCTTCCACCGACGTCAGCAGGACGCCTGCCGGAATCTTATCTTCGAGACCCATTGCACAACTTCCTCTATCTGATCAGTCCCAGTCCAGGCCCTTGCGGCGCAAGACGTAGAAGAATGCGACGAACACCAGCGCGATGAAAATCACCATCTGGATGACGACGAAGAAGTCCATCTGGTTGCGCGACACCGCGAAGGGGTACAGGAATACCACCTCGATGTCGAACACGATGAACAGCATGGCCGTGATGTAGTACTGCACCGGGAAGCGGCCACCGCCGGCAGGCTGCGGGGTGGGCTGGATGCCACACTCGAACGCATCATGCTTGGAGCGGTTGTAGCGCTTCGGGCCTACCACTGCGCTGAGCAGCATGGATACCACCACGAAACCCGTGGCCAACACCATCATTCCCACAATGGGGATGTAGGGGTTCATGCGGACTCCTTCACTCGATTGTTGTTGCTCATGCCGACGGCGCCGCCTTCGAGAGCACATTGATGATGTGATCTGCCCAATCGCCATCATGGGCATCACGCAGGTCTGCGAGCAGTTTCATGACGAGGTGCATGAGGTGCTTCCGTGGAAGGCCATACTTCGTGCACAAACGCATGATCGTCGGGTTGCCGATGAGCTTCGCGAAGATGGTACCGAGTCGGTAGTAGCCACCTAGCTCCGCCCTCAGTTTGATGGGGTAACCCTGCAACGCGCGCTCTGCGGCAGGCGTGCCGATTCCGCGCGCGAACGCGTCGGCGCAGGCATCGGCGGCCCACTCGGCGGCCTCCATCGCGTACGCGATGCCCTCACCGTTGAAGGGGCTCACCATGCCGCCTGAGTCGCCGACGAGGAGCAGCCCTCGGCCATAGTGCGGTTGGCGGTTGAAGGCCATGGGCAATGCGGCGCCTTGCACCTTGCCCACCTGGTTCTCGTCGCGGTAGCCCCACTCTTCGGGAGTGTTGTCGAGCCAGCGCTTCAGCATCGCCCGGTAGTCGGTTTTACCGAACCCCTTCGACGTGCTCGTGACACCAAGACCGACGTTGACCGTGCCGTCGCCCATGGGGAACACCCAGCCATAGCCGGGAAGCAAATTGGAGTTGCCGGGCTCACCATCCCAGAGTTCGAGCCAGCTCTCGAGGTGGTCGTCGTCGTGGAGCGGGCTCTTGTAGTAGGTGCGCACCGCCACACCCATCGGACGGTCTTCACGCTTGTTGACTCCCATCGCGATGGCGAGGCGCGCAGAGTTACCATCGGCGGCAACGACGAGCGGTGCGCGGTATTCGTCGCCTGCCTTGGTGCGCACGCCAGCGATACGCCCAGTGCGCTCGTCGAGGATGGGCGCGGACACGTTCGCACCTTCGATGAGGTTCGCCCCGCTGGCCACCGCGATCTTGGCAAGCATGTCGTCGAAATCGGCGCGCGGACGGGTGAGGCCGAAGCTTGGGAAGTCGTGCAGCTCGGGCCAGGGGAAGAGGTATGGCTCTTTTCGGCCGGCGTACACCCTCAGTCCGTGGTTATGGAGCCAGCCGTTACCCTCCGACACATCTACACCCAAGCGGATGAGCGCCCTCGTAGCGCGGGGCGTGAGCCCGTCGCCACAGACCTTGTCGCGGGGGAAACGAGACTTCTCCAGGAGTGCTACGTTCAGACCATGGCGAGCTAGGTACGTGGCAGCGGTGGAGCCGGCTGGCCCGGCGCCGACGACGATGACGTCCGCTTCACAAGCGGGTTGAGCCATTCCTGCCACCTCAAACATCTATCCAGCGTTGGTCATTCCCGGGTCAGTCTAGGCCTGCCCGACGATTGGTGCCAGCTGGCCACACCGTCCCCAATTAGGTGACTGATGGCTTGCGAAATACCAGGGCCTTTCTAGGGGTTACCGCGCGTGCTAGACACGACGACGAGAAGGGCGTCGCATGGCTCCTCACGGCGGCTCCATTGGGCTCTCGCTAGGGAAAACGACATCGAGTGACGCGTGACGGAACCTGCTTAGCAGTACACCCAGTCGAGCGACCAAACCAACCTCGCTATGCTCGGTCGGGTGATGCTGGATTTTGGGACCGCTCGGATGCGGGCAACCACGGTCGCTATCGACGACCCGGGGCCGCTGGAACGCTTTCTTCCGGCATCGGAACCTGCTGCCGCATTCCTGCGCAGGGGTGAAGGGTTCATCGGCATTGGCGAGGTGGCCCGGTTCGAGACCGACTACATCGATACCGCCGACGTGTGGTGGGGCGAGATCGCCTCGCAGATCGACCACGATTCTGAGCTGCCCGGAGTCAGCGGCGTTGGCCCGCTCGCCTTCGGTTCCTTCGCCTTCGACCCCGATCGTTCCGCGTACCACTCCGTGTTAACCGTGCCGCGAGTCATTATCGCCCGGCGTGGAGAGCATGCGTGGCTCACGAAGCTGGGCGACCACCGCGAGATGTTGTTGCCCGACCCCGGCGAGCCGCTGAACACCCCTTCACTCACGCTCGACACCGGTTCCATCACCCAGGATGCGTGGGCAGACATCGTCGCGCAGTGCGTGGAGCACATCCGCCGCGGCGACGTGCACAAAGTAGTGCTGGCCCGAGACCTCATCGCGAAATCTGCCGAAGCCATCGACTTGCGGGCGCTCCTGGCGCGCCTCACCGAGCGCTACCCGATGACGTGGGCGTACCTCGTCGACGGCGTGATCGGCGCCACACCGGAGCTTCTGGTTCGAGTGTCCGACGGGCTCGCCACCTCACGAGTACTCGCGGGCACGGTCTCCGTCGATCCGGACCACACCGACCCGCTCGCCAAAGCGATGCAGTTGGTCGGAAGTGAGAAAGACCTGGGCGAGCACGCGTTCGCGGTCGACTCCGTCGCCGAAGCGCTCCAGCCGTTCTGCAAGGCAATGAACGTGCCCGAGACCCCGTCGGTGCTGCCCCTACCCAACGTGCTGCACCTCTCCACCGACATCACGGGCGTTGTCGAGGAGGGCTCAAGCTCGCTGCGGCTGGCCGCCGCCCTCCACCCCTCGGCAGCCGTATGCGGCACACCGACGCACCTGGCACGCGACATGATCGCCGACCTGGAACCCATGGATCGCGGGCGCTACGCGGGCCCCGTCGGGTGGGTAGACATGCACGGCGACGGCGAGTGGGCCATCGCGCTTCGAGGCGGCCACGTGCGTCCCGAAGCACCCGAAGAGATCCGTATCTTTGCTGGCGCGGGCATCGTCGCTGATTCAGACCCGCGCCTCGAGCTCGAAGAGACCAGGGCGAAGTTCCTGCCGATGCTGCAGGCCTTCGGCCTGGAGTAATACCAGCTAGCGCTTGCCGCGCTGCACGCGGATCTTTTCCTTCGAGCCACGCGCTTTTGCCTTCTCCTCCTCGAGGAGCCGCTGCTGCTCCTTCGACTGCTCCATGAGCCCCTCCTGGTCCAGGCCGGAGCTCAAGAAGAAGAACGCGATGGCGGCGATCACCATCGACACCCAGGCCGGCAACCCGAAGAGCAGCGGGAAGGTGACCAGCGCGATCATGTCGAAACCGCGGATCATCGAGAACATGAGCCCAGGCGGCATGGCGCCGGTACCGGTGGCGACCAACGGCCCGTTGTAATTGGCCGGTTTCGCAGACACCCACCGCACCGCGCCGAGGAAGCCCGCGACGGCGGCGACGAGCGTCGGTGTGATGCCATCGACCAGGGAGAACTGCTCGTCGGCAGTCACTCCCGCGAAGGCGGGCAGTGTGCCCGCGGCCCACACCAGCGCAAGAATGCCGGGAACCACCATGAGGGACCGGCGCAGCTGGGCGGGCGCGAACGGGAACGCGCGAGCGAGCCCCTTGGTCCTCGAAATCACGCGCAGGGAGTTCATGAACGGGATCAGCGCGGCCATGAGCACGATGCCGGAGATCGCGACGTTGAGCGCCTGCAACCCGAGCGCGAGCACCGCGTAGGGCACCACCATGGTGATGAGCAGTACCACCAGATTCAGCGGACTGCGCAGGAGGCGCTGCACGTCACGCAGCATCAGCGCGCGCGTGCCAGAACCGGAGCCGCGAGTGGGCCGCACATGCCCCTTCTCCTTGCACTTGTTCTCGACGAGAATGTCGCGGATGAGCGCGAACTCCAACGCGAACGCGGCACCTTGAAGACCGCTCAGCAACGACCCGCCCGACGTGAGCCGCTGACGCCGGATGTTGCGCAAGCGTAGAAAGCCGCTTGCCCCGCACGCAATGAGCAGCACCAGGCCGACGCCGCCCACGATGAGCGCTAGGTCCGACGAAACGGTAGGGGGCACGTCGATCCATCCCGCCGCAGCAGCGACGAGGGCACCCAGGGCCGCTGCCGCTGAGAGCCCGAGCAGCCACTGCACGGTAACGACGAGCCACCGTCGCTCATACGTTTGCTCCATGCCGGCGAAGGCGGTGAGTCCGGCAGCACCCAGGCCTGCGGACAGCGACCAGATGCCCACGTTTGCAAGCGTCTGCCCGCTGAGTGCAGACACGAGCGCGGCGGCTGCGGCGCTGATGACTCCAGAGAGGATGATGGCGACGGCGAATCGCCCACGCAGGAGGCGCCGTCGGTCCATGGGTGAGTCCATGAGCCAAAAGCCCTCGGCCGAGCTCGCGAGCACCGGCCCAAACATGCGGCTAAACACCAGGGTGAGCGCGAGAATGCCGGCTGCGGCCGCCCAAGGTAGGAGCCCGCGGCCCGCCAGGCAGCCGGCGGAATCGCAGCTCGACGCGGAGCGCTGGGCGTCGAGGATGGCAGAGCCGATCATTGCGCCGAGCACGACCACGGAGAAGACCATCACATAGGAATCGGCTACCGCAGCCCAGAACGAGCGGTCGGCGCGGCCGTTGCGCCAGTCGCCCATCAGCTGTTTGATGGCGCGTTCGTCGGGAACTCCGATGGGCTCGAAGCGGGCGTTCAATGCATCTGCGCTCAACGCTGTTCTCCCAGCCGTACTTCGCGGGCACCAATGGCCTCGACCAGGGATGGCTCATGGCTCGCCAGCACGACGGCCAACCCGTCGCGCATGTCCTCCTTCAGCCGTCTACCCAGCCACTCGACGCCCTCGACGTCGAGCCTCTGCTCCGGCTCGTCGAGCACAAGCACGCGCCTGGGGCGTACGAAAGCCGTAGCCAGCGCCAAACGTCGGCGCTGTCCCGACGAAAGCGTGGCAGGCAGCTGACCCGCCTGCTGCACGAGCTGCACCTCTTCCAGCACATCGTCGACGATGTCGTCGGGGAAGTCGATGCCGTGGGCTCGGGCGAGCAGATCAAGGTGTTCCACGACGGCGAGGTCGGGGAAGAAATCGAGGTCGTCGATGACGGTGGCGAGGTCGCGGCGGATCTGCGGGTTCGTCTCTGACATGCGGTTGCCG is a genomic window containing:
- the nuoH gene encoding NADH-quinone oxidoreductase subunit NuoH, producing the protein MNPVFFYDPFWLTVVKILLLFVVLLVWTIFNVWYERRLLGKMQNRIGPVMNGPFGLGQALGDGAKLIFKEDYRPANTDAFIFNLAPILAGFACFTGWAVIPFAGEVTMFGVETRLQLTDLPVAALFVMAIASIGIYGVVLAGWASSNSYSFLGSIRSAAQMISYELAMGLAIVGVLMRSGSMSTWEIVEAQNQPIPFAIPFTNQLFMDGNHHITGWYFFLLFPCFVVYVISMVGETNRAPFDLPECESELVSGFMTDYSGFRYAMFFLAEYINMLTVSAMCVTLFLGGYLMPWPLNLIPGLADPGWWGVLSFVIKVQLVFSFFMWLRGATWRFRYDQFMNLGWKYLIEIVLVYLVLVMLFPQASALTGVLVAIGGFWLLASKRRDDLEPTPEPEPEHPEVFDPFAGGYPVPPRKGQVLPELAGVVVGATDDEDDADTETTGKDA
- a CDS encoding NADH-quinone oxidoreductase subunit G, with protein sequence MSVDAKSAAQVLPPEELTTCTIDGVSVSVPKGTLIIRAAESIGTNIPRFCDHPLLDPAGACRQCLVDIPDAGNGRGFPKPQPACTMPVAEGMVVKTQVTSAVAEKAQQGQMEFLLINHPLDCPICDKGGECPLQNQSLSHGTGESRYGLAKRTYPKPINLSAQILLDRERCILCQRCTRFADQIAGDPLIHLSERGAVSQIAIDDTKPFDSYFSGNVVQICPVGALTSAAYRFQARPFDLVSTTSTCEHCAAGCELRVDHRHHQVKRRLAGNNPAVNEEWSCDKGRFGFVYAREDRLTHPLVRENGVLRPASWPEAIDAAVAGLKQAGDAVGVQTGGRLSVENALGYSRFARAVLGTNNIDFRSRPSSDEEAVFLAARVAGRTQVSWADVEQASTVILVAFEPEDEMPIAFLRLRKAVRKQHLKVQVIAPFASKGSDKLSATLIPTAPGDEVAALEVLENLDDSTIIMVGERAATVPGLLSTATRIADASGAHLAWMPRRAGDRGALDAGCLPGLLPGGRQVSDAGARVDVAAAWDVDALPEAEGLNAQQQFDAVQQGTLKALVVAGVEPGDMADPAAALAALEAAEFVVSIEQRPSEVTERADVVFPAALVEEQSGHFLNWEGRELPIGLVTSSTHSPMTDLRILAALSDALGSDLGVRTTASAWASFQELQDWEGARASAPQCAPATKADGVLFAGWRELLDASRGNDHEVALRKTARPAVARVSAATAERLGLTTHARIECDGREQVLPVEVVRGMVDDVVWAPLNPGGGRLAALPGTPVTVTAVTINEGAMA
- the nuoF gene encoding NADH-quinone oxidoreductase subunit NuoF, coding for MTDTLTPVLSAHWGKERSWKLAEYESTGGYQAARKALGMQPSDIITLVKDAGLRGRGGAGFPTGMKWSFVPQDNPNPKYLVVNADESEPGTCKDMPLLMASPHTLVEGIIISCFAFNSHQAFIYCRGEVVHIIRRLQAAVQEAYDAGYLGKNIFGSGYDLDIIVHAGAGAYICGEETALLDSLEGRRGQPRLRPPFPAVAGLYASPTVVNNVESIASVPSIIANGKEWFQAMGTEKSKGFTLYSVSGHVTHPGQYEAPMGITMRELIDLSGGIRQGHKLKFFTPGGSSTPILTDEHLDLPLDYEGMAGAGTMLGTKALQVFDDTVSIVRTTLRFVEFYKHESCGKCTPCREGTWWLVQLLMAFERGEAQEGDVDKLLDICENIGGRSFCALADGAVAAVRSAVTHFREEFEQGYHTSARELFPYEKSAIFAKEGATR
- the nuoE gene encoding NADH-quinone oxidoreductase subunit NuoE, with protein sequence MSGEFKTHFADSGTIDYSDTSTNIDDVTMHELQEIADRYPEPRSALLPMLHLVQSVDGRISPRGVEACAEVLGISAAQVSGVATFYTMYKRRPAGKHHLGVCTTSLCAVMGGDILLEQVKDTLGIDEGQTTEDGQISLERLECNAACDYAPVMMVNWEFFDNMDPEKTAELLDALSNDKPICSSRGAAITCWKDTERVLAGFPDGRVDEGPSAGHASLRGVEIARERGWTAPDPNNLPEPPAAEEDAK
- a CDS encoding NADH-quinone oxidoreductase subunit D — its product is MSQDVYAAPGEKPADHAYYAQGGDWEEIVAEQAERSDETIVINMGPSHPSTHGVLRLLLEMEGETVTSIRPGIGFLHTGIEKNAEFKTWTQAVTYMTRMDYVAPLFNEAVYCMAVEKLLDITDDIPERAQVIRVLVMELCRIASHLVAIGTGGMEIGSTTVMSIGFREREVILDFFEALTGLRMNHAFIRPGGVANDLPEGGLDHLRSVIDWLHKHLPEYAGFCNENPIFIGRMKDIARIDLTGAMMLGVTGPRLRATGYEWDLRKKQPYCGYETYDFDVVTWTGDDSYGAFRVRLDETWQSLKIVEQCLERLEKTQGQPVMVEDKKIAWPAQLSIGADGQGNSNEHIKHIMTGSMEALIHHFKIVTEGFKVPAGQAYMAIESPKGELGCHVVSDGGPKPYRVHMRDPGFHHLQSIPYMCEGGMMSDVVVALASIDPVLGGVDR
- a CDS encoding NADH-quinone oxidoreductase subunit C — its product is MSEEHIPQRAQEPAKGAPVFETKQGMWSRGSGDTSGYGGLVREISMPGIPTPPFDDADADEIYRRAVDALPEAEQFPMLYHNGELTIYVPREQLTKVARTFRDDPWLRFEVIMSVSGVHYPQQTGAELHAVYHLLSYTHNRRVRLEVSCPDGDPHIPSVCATYPMADYDERETWDMFGIIFDGHPGLTRILMPDDWEGHPQRKDYPLGGIDVEYKGAKVPAPDTRRSYS